Proteins encoded by one window of Lycium barbarum isolate Lr01 chromosome 11, ASM1917538v2, whole genome shotgun sequence:
- the LOC132618848 gene encoding uncharacterized protein LOC132618848, with translation MNGVDRVIRRRKSLTERLGLKGIGCCVSTWGILPATTLNVVDDENDDVEVTSHHIHTPPETPSATPCLAVEGSSSRMNLAAALAAERQDSSGSRPDLNLNSGLLRPDSDGPGTIVPGTPPRMSLMRLLEETEVYEGELLMEKEEVGNDSVCCVCMRRKKGAAFIPCGHTFCRVCSRELWVNRGNCPLCNRSILEILDIY, from the coding sequence ATGAACGGCGTTGATCGAGTTATAAGACGACGAAAGAGTCTAACTGAACGGCTAGGATTGAAAGGAATTGGATGTTGTGTGTCCACTTGGGGTATCTTGCCAGCAACAACATTAAATGTCGTTGACGACGAAAACGACGACGTAGAAGTTACAAGTCATCATATCCACACACCGCCAGAAACACCATCAGCAACGCCGTGTCTGGCGGTGGAAGGAAGTTCATCGAGAATGAACTTGGCTGCGGCATTAGCCGCAGAACGGCAGGACAGCTCGGGCTCAAGACCCGACCTGAACTTGAATTCGGGCCTGTTAAGGCCCGATagtgatgggccgggtacgattgTACCCGGAACACCACCGAGAATGTCGTTGATGAgattattagaggaaacagaagTCTATGAAGGGGAATTATTAATGGAAAAAGAAGAGGTGGGTAATGatagtgtgtgttgtgtgtgtatgAGAAGGAAAAAAGGAGCAGCATTTATACCATGTGGGCACACATTTTGCAGGGTGTGTTCAAGAGAGCTCTGGGTAAATCGAGGTAATTGTCCACTTTGTAATAGATCGATTCTTGAAATTCTCGACATTTACTGA